In a single window of the Verrucomicrobiaceae bacterium genome:
- a CDS encoding PIN domain-containing protein: protein MLYLLDTNHVTEFGYSSEPGFRLLRRIDEAKAECVTSIITVEEDLQGWLARLNKVRHTDLQIEVYHRLEERIQFFHRWVVLQLDRESLAQFHAFRKQGYGRIGTQDLKIACIALAHDATVLTRNVADFQQIPGLRVENWLD, encoded by the coding sequence ATGCTGTATCTCCTCGATACCAATCATGTGACGGAGTTTGGCTATAGTTCGGAGCCGGGTTTTCGGCTGTTACGGCGTATCGACGAAGCCAAAGCAGAGTGCGTTACGAGCATAATTACTGTCGAGGAAGACCTTCAGGGCTGGTTGGCGCGGCTAAACAAGGTTCGGCACACAGATCTGCAAATCGAGGTGTATCACAGACTTGAAGAGCGCATTCAGTTCTTCCATCGATGGGTCGTGCTCCAATTGGATCGTGAGTCCTTGGCTCAGTTCCATGCCTTTCGAAAACAGGGCTATGGACGAATCGGAACCCAAGATTTGAAGATCGCGTGCATCGCACTCGCGCATGATGCGACGGTGCTCACACGCAATGTGGCCGATTTTCAACAGATTCCAGGCCTCCGGGTGGAAAACTGGCTCGACTGA
- a CDS encoding DNA polymerase IV encodes MILHFDADAFFASVEQAADPKLRGRPIAVGGQRRGIIASASYEARKMGIYTPMPTARARKLCPGLIVLPCDFDKYERFSQLMFSYAYDFTPIVEQASIDECYLDLHGARQTRASDAAAKMQKAISQSLKLSVSVGVGANKLVSQIASKLRKPHCFIEVAPGHEQGFLWPLENKWLPQVGPQLAARLDTAGLRRVEHIAHTPVDELSLLVGSGAAALRDFALGHDLRPVICDAPAAKSYGEQETFPQDTTDTAFIIARLRAMADTLMRRVREDKKSIRTITLRLRYNDMDEVTRSASLDEPTDLEHDLYPLLQAMLTRAWERRVSIRLIGLRFTKIYESGFSAVLPLEVADVKRERLHTLALVIDDLRSSQRSIMRGHDLWLTQRKNAPRQTLPKPQLVTAPTASVTNPVLRERASKPQIITRHESACRRAFFPSRHRRWDQAHHRRRASVRSEATARLRAGSGRLRQSLPPALRSENHAPTAPRSSKRPHPRPSLITAGNPLPQTAGQSLLRHPAKHENAHTPA; translated from the coding sequence ATGATTTTGCACTTCGATGCGGATGCGTTTTTTGCCTCCGTCGAGCAGGCGGCGGACCCAAAGCTGCGCGGGCGGCCCATCGCCGTCGGGGGGCAGCGGCGTGGCATCATCGCCTCTGCCAGCTATGAGGCGCGGAAAATGGGCATCTACACACCCATGCCCACCGCCAGGGCCCGGAAGCTCTGCCCCGGCCTCATCGTGCTGCCATGTGACTTTGATAAATACGAGCGCTTCTCGCAGCTCATGTTCAGCTATGCCTATGACTTCACCCCCATCGTGGAGCAGGCCTCCATCGATGAATGCTACCTCGATCTGCATGGCGCACGCCAGACCCGCGCCAGCGATGCCGCCGCAAAGATGCAGAAAGCCATCTCGCAGAGCCTGAAGCTCTCCGTTTCCGTCGGAGTCGGGGCGAACAAGCTCGTCTCCCAGATCGCCAGCAAGCTACGCAAGCCGCACTGCTTCATCGAAGTCGCTCCAGGGCACGAGCAGGGCTTCCTCTGGCCTTTGGAGAACAAATGGCTGCCGCAGGTAGGGCCGCAGCTCGCGGCGCGGCTCGATACCGCTGGTCTCCGCCGGGTGGAGCACATCGCCCATACGCCAGTCGATGAGCTCTCTCTGCTCGTAGGCAGCGGCGCGGCTGCCCTGCGTGATTTCGCCCTCGGGCATGATTTACGCCCCGTCATCTGCGATGCACCAGCGGCGAAAAGCTACGGCGAGCAAGAAACCTTCCCCCAGGACACCACCGACACCGCCTTCATCATCGCCCGTCTCCGCGCCATGGCAGACACACTCATGCGCCGCGTGCGGGAGGATAAAAAAAGCATCCGCACCATCACGCTCCGCCTGCGCTACAACGACATGGACGAGGTCACTCGCTCCGCCAGCCTCGATGAACCGACCGATCTCGAGCACGATCTTTATCCACTGCTGCAAGCCATGCTCACCCGCGCCTGGGAGCGCCGCGTCAGCATCCGCCTCATCGGCCTGCGCTTCACCAAGATCTACGAGAGCGGCTTCAGCGCCGTCTTGCCGCTGGAGGTGGCCGATGTGAAGCGTGAGAGGCTTCACACACTCGCACTCGTCATCGACGACCTACGCAGCTCCCAGCGCAGCATCATGCGTGGGCATGATCTTTGGCTCACCCAGCGAAAAAACGCCCCACGGCAGACCTTGCCAAAACCGCAGCTCGTCACCGCACCCACCGCCAGCGTGACCAACCCCGTCCTGCGTGAGCGTGCTAGCAAACCGCAGATCATCACACGCCATGAATCTGCATGCCGCCGTGCCTTTTTTCCAAGCCGCCACCGCCGCTGGGATCAAGCCCATCATCGGCGCAGAGCTAGTGTGCGATCAGAAGCCACTGCTCGCCTACGTGCAGGATCAGGCCGGCTACGCCAATCTTTGCCGCCTGCTCTCCGCAGCGAAAATCACGCCCCAACTGCTCCACGATCATCAAAGCGGCCTCATCCTCGCCCCAGCCTCATCACAGCCGGAAATCCGCTACCACAAACCGCAGGACAAAGTCTTCTTCGACATCCTGCAAAGCATGAAAACGCTCACACTCCTGCATGA
- a CDS encoding IS5 family transposase has protein sequence MIPKNLAPRSTAHDALSKWTEQGLWPKLNDALRTQTRLMLKNAMPSAAVIDSQSVKGGQLPAVSCGYDAGKKIKGRKRHALTDTNGLLLGVVVTPADVQDRDGAKLLLCMFCHGFLSLLMIFADGGYAGKLETFVQSMGQLFGHGASFALGIIKKLEDQKGFVVLPRRWVIERSFGWLVKQRRLTRDHEKNPRHHEAFVYLAFIGIMARRLTSLQPVEPFAG, from the coding sequence ATGATCCCCAAGAACCTCGCGCCCCGCAGCACCGCTCACGACGCCTTGAGTAAATGGACCGAGCAGGGCTTGTGGCCCAAGCTCAACGACGCCCTGCGCACCCAGACACGCCTGATGCTAAAAAACGCCATGCCCAGCGCCGCTGTCATCGACAGCCAAAGCGTCAAAGGCGGGCAGCTACCGGCTGTGAGCTGCGGTTACGACGCGGGCAAGAAGATCAAGGGACGCAAGCGCCACGCGCTCACCGACACCAACGGCCTGCTGCTGGGCGTGGTGGTCACGCCCGCCGACGTGCAAGATCGTGACGGCGCAAAGCTGCTGTTGTGCATGTTTTGCCATGGCTTCCTGAGCCTGCTGATGATCTTTGCCGATGGTGGCTATGCCGGGAAGCTGGAGACCTTCGTGCAGAGCATGGGACAACTCTTCGGTCACGGAGCGAGTTTTGCCTTGGGGATCATCAAGAAGCTCGAAGACCAGAAGGGCTTCGTGGTGCTGCCGCGCCGCTGGGTCATCGAGCGCAGCTTTGGCTGGCTGGTGAAGCAACGCCGACTCACACGGGATCACGAGAAGAACCCGCGCCATCACGAAGCCTTTGTTTACCTCGCCTTCATCGGCATCATGGCCAGACGCCTCACCTCGTTACAACCTGTCGAACCTTTTGCCGGATAG
- a CDS encoding DUF1553 domain-containing protein: protein MRIAFTLLALSTAAQAADMTHFEQRIRPLLIENCIDCHGPEKQKGGLRLDARSGWQTGGDSGPAITPGKLDASHLWRAISYTDRDLKMPPKRKLKESEIADLRLWIESGAPDPREEQNPRMAKTSSKRADATFWSFQPPQAHQPPAVKNNAWPANSIDHFILAKLEQNGLSPAPDADAHTLQRRISFDLTGLPPDPTTQAADMQNLEAYVDRLLASDAFAERWASHWLDITRFAESSGGGRSLPFKDAWRFRDYILDSLRTNVPVDRMITEMLAGDLLPHENAAQRRRQLTATGFLALGPTNYEEQDKGMLRMDIIDEQLDTLGRAFMGMTIGCARCHDHKFDPISARDYYALAGILRSTRTLKNYTDNVAHWIDTPLPLDGAAESAMQKHERRVEGFKTEIDLIKDQLRDAGSEDLRRRKNISPSDLPGIVIDDSAAQKVGAWKSSTHFGPFIGEGYSTDENEGKGEKTITFTPKLPKAGRYEVRVAFSAGPNRAESATATILHADGEDLKTFKLATGNLRGLQFASLGTFRFEANGQGFVLITNAASQGYVTVDAVQFLPAESAAEEPVVKKDSEAEGQLKARLATLEKQLKALEKAQPPRSEAMSVAEDEKPEDAKIHIRGSTRNLGAVVPRGFILAALRPGAPSVPATSSGRLEMARWMTSRDHPLTARVMVNRVWHWLFGVGIVRTTDNFGSTGELPSHPELLDHLALQFIADGWDLKHLIKSMVLSRSYRQASSGKVLPTDPDNRLLARMNRKRLDAECIRDAMLSAAGTLEQRFGGPGIGDAKAVDSNDQKVQNLEYGYAFNDTRRSVYSAAFRNVRHPLFEVFDFADINQPIGQRGTSTVATQALFMMNSPKVIEQARAAADALLQKPPRCLHASRPPSQALSSARLPLPRPPRPANSSNRAAVAMTAAKASVISGPA from the coding sequence ATGCGTATCGCTTTTACTCTGCTCGCTCTCTCCACGGCTGCCCAGGCGGCAGATATGACGCATTTTGAGCAGCGCATCCGCCCCTTGCTCATCGAGAACTGCATCGACTGCCACGGGCCGGAGAAGCAAAAGGGCGGTCTGCGCCTGGATGCACGTAGCGGGTGGCAAACCGGGGGCGATTCGGGGCCGGCCATCACGCCGGGGAAGCTCGATGCCAGTCATCTCTGGCGTGCCATCAGCTACACCGATCGCGATTTGAAGATGCCGCCGAAGCGGAAGCTCAAAGAGAGCGAAATCGCCGATCTACGACTCTGGATCGAGTCTGGGGCACCCGATCCGCGTGAGGAACAAAACCCGCGCATGGCCAAAACCAGCTCGAAGCGTGCGGATGCCACTTTTTGGTCCTTTCAGCCGCCGCAGGCCCATCAGCCGCCTGCCGTGAAAAACAACGCTTGGCCGGCGAACTCCATCGATCACTTCATTTTGGCCAAATTGGAGCAAAATGGCCTCTCGCCCGCTCCTGATGCCGATGCGCACACGCTCCAGCGCCGCATCAGCTTTGATCTGACAGGTCTGCCGCCTGATCCCACGACGCAGGCTGCCGACATGCAGAATCTGGAGGCCTATGTGGACCGGCTCCTCGCCTCGGATGCCTTTGCCGAGCGGTGGGCCTCGCACTGGCTAGACATCACGCGGTTTGCCGAGTCGAGCGGTGGCGGGCGCTCCTTGCCATTCAAGGATGCGTGGAGATTCCGTGATTACATCCTCGACTCCCTGCGCACGAATGTGCCGGTGGACCGCATGATCACCGAGATGCTGGCGGGCGATCTCTTGCCGCATGAAAATGCCGCCCAGCGCCGCCGCCAGCTCACCGCCACGGGCTTCCTCGCACTCGGCCCCACGAACTACGAGGAGCAGGACAAAGGCATGCTGCGCATGGACATCATCGACGAGCAGCTCGATACCCTGGGCCGTGCCTTCATGGGCATGACGATCGGCTGCGCCCGCTGCCATGATCATAAATTCGATCCCATCAGCGCCCGCGACTACTACGCCCTGGCGGGCATCCTGCGCAGCACCCGCACGCTCAAAAACTACACCGACAACGTCGCCCACTGGATCGACACACCTCTCCCGCTCGATGGGGCGGCCGAGAGCGCGATGCAAAAGCATGAGCGCAGGGTCGAGGGCTTCAAAACGGAGATCGACCTCATCAAGGACCAGCTCCGTGACGCTGGCAGCGAGGATCTGCGTCGGCGCAAAAACATCTCCCCTAGCGATCTGCCGGGCATCGTCATCGACGACAGCGCCGCGCAGAAGGTCGGCGCATGGAAAAGCTCCACCCACTTTGGTCCCTTCATCGGTGAGGGTTACTCCACGGATGAAAATGAGGGCAAAGGCGAGAAAACCATCACCTTCACGCCCAAGCTGCCCAAAGCGGGCCGCTACGAAGTCCGTGTGGCCTTCAGTGCAGGCCCGAACCGCGCCGAAAGCGCCACCGCCACCATCCTGCATGCCGATGGCGAGGACTTGAAGACATTCAAACTCGCCACCGGGAACCTGCGCGGCCTACAATTCGCTTCACTAGGCACCTTCCGCTTTGAGGCGAACGGCCAAGGCTTTGTCCTCATCACCAATGCGGCCTCCCAGGGCTACGTCACGGTCGATGCGGTCCAATTTCTGCCCGCAGAAAGCGCCGCCGAGGAACCCGTCGTGAAAAAAGACTCCGAGGCAGAAGGTCAGCTCAAAGCACGCCTCGCCACGCTCGAAAAGCAGCTCAAAGCGCTGGAAAAAGCCCAGCCACCACGCTCCGAGGCCATGTCCGTCGCGGAGGACGAAAAACCTGAGGATGCCAAAATCCACATCCGCGGCAGCACGCGGAATCTCGGAGCCGTGGTGCCGCGCGGCTTCATCCTGGCGGCTCTGCGGCCGGGTGCACCCAGCGTGCCCGCCACTAGCAGTGGCCGCCTGGAGATGGCGCGGTGGATGACCTCACGTGACCACCCGCTCACGGCCCGTGTCATGGTGAACCGCGTGTGGCATTGGCTCTTCGGGGTCGGCATCGTGCGCACCACGGATAACTTCGGCAGCACGGGCGAGCTGCCCAGCCACCCTGAGCTGCTCGATCATCTGGCCTTGCAGTTCATCGCGGACGGTTGGGATCTGAAGCACCTTATCAAGAGCATGGTCCTCAGCCGCAGCTACCGCCAGGCCTCCTCGGGTAAAGTGCTCCCGACAGATCCCGATAACCGCCTCCTCGCCCGCATGAACCGCAAGCGACTGGATGCGGAGTGCATCCGTGATGCCATGCTTTCCGCCGCAGGCACTCTGGAGCAGCGCTTCGGTGGCCCCGGCATCGGTGATGCCAAAGCAGTCGATTCAAACGATCAAAAGGTACAGAACCTCGAATACGGCTACGCCTTCAATGACACGCGCCGCAGTGTGTACAGCGCCGCCTTCCGCAATGTGCGGCATCCGCTCTTTGAGGTCTTTGATTTCGCCGACATCAATCAGCCCATCGGTCAGCGCGGCACCAGCACCGTCGCGACGCAGGCACTTTTCATGATGAACTCGCCCAAAGTCATCGAGCAAGCCCGCGCCGCTGCCGATGCCCTGCTCCAAAAGCCACCGCGATGCCTGCACGCATCCAGACCGCCTTCACAGGCTCTCTCCAGCGCCCGCCTACCGCTGCCGAGGCCGCCCAGGCCAGCGAATTCATCGAATCGAGCCGCAGTGGCAATGACAGCCGCGAAAGCGAGCGTGATCTCTGGGCCCGCCTGA
- a CDS encoding DUF1552 domain-containing protein → MNEFTSTFAATHAVSRRRMLRGLGTLMSLPFLESLTPRLSAAEVKKAAARPLRAAWLYIPNGVNVNEWFPTGEGSTYTLSNSLKELEKHRADFTVISGLMQDWASSHGNGGGDHARAVATFLTGCQPKKTAGSDIHLGISIDQIAANKIGHLTRLPSLELSTDGQRSSGKCDSGYSCAYQFNMAWKNDTMPLAPEMDPRLVFERLFGLGAASGKDAKRQQRLQKSVLDTVLEEAKSLQKKASTGDSRKIDEYFAAVRDIELRIERAEKFQAEMPDVKVPEGIPDNYEEHIRAMFDLLVLAFQTDSTRLATYMLAHDGSNRSFPEIGVPDAHHYLSHHQSDAQKLEKIAKIDRFYLRQFGYFLDKMKSIKDGEGTLLDQSMIVFGGAIGDGNRHNHNNLPILFAGGGGGTIHHGRRIVLKEDTPMTNLYLSMLDRLGVSAERVGDSTGKLDLS, encoded by the coding sequence ATGAACGAATTTACCTCCACTTTTGCCGCTACGCATGCCGTGAGCCGCCGCCGTATGCTGCGCGGGCTCGGCACACTGATGTCGCTGCCATTTCTGGAATCCCTCACGCCGCGCCTGAGTGCCGCAGAGGTGAAAAAGGCCGCCGCACGGCCCCTACGTGCTGCCTGGCTCTATATCCCCAATGGCGTCAATGTGAACGAGTGGTTCCCCACAGGCGAAGGCAGCACGTACACGCTTTCAAACTCGCTCAAAGAGCTCGAAAAGCACCGTGCGGACTTCACCGTCATCTCTGGCCTGATGCAGGACTGGGCATCTTCCCACGGCAATGGCGGTGGTGATCATGCGCGAGCTGTCGCCACCTTTCTCACCGGCTGCCAGCCGAAGAAGACTGCCGGCTCAGACATCCACCTGGGTATTTCCATTGATCAGATCGCCGCGAACAAGATCGGCCATCTCACACGCTTGCCATCGCTGGAGCTGAGCACGGATGGTCAGCGTAGCAGTGGAAAATGCGACAGCGGCTACTCCTGCGCCTACCAGTTCAATATGGCGTGGAAAAACGATACCATGCCCCTCGCACCAGAAATGGACCCACGGCTCGTCTTTGAGCGTCTCTTCGGACTGGGTGCGGCGAGTGGCAAAGATGCCAAGCGCCAGCAGCGCCTGCAAAAGAGCGTGCTCGATACGGTGCTGGAAGAGGCCAAGTCCCTGCAAAAGAAAGCCAGCACTGGGGATAGCCGCAAAATCGACGAATACTTCGCCGCTGTGCGTGACATCGAGCTACGGATCGAGCGAGCGGAGAAATTCCAGGCCGAGATGCCGGATGTGAAAGTGCCAGAAGGCATCCCTGATAATTACGAAGAGCATATCCGCGCCATGTTTGACCTCCTGGTGCTCGCTTTTCAGACAGACAGCACGCGTCTAGCCACCTACATGCTCGCGCATGATGGCAGTAACCGCAGCTTCCCAGAGATCGGTGTGCCAGATGCCCATCACTACCTCTCACATCATCAGAGCGATGCGCAGAAGCTCGAAAAGATCGCCAAAATCGACCGCTTCTACCTGCGGCAGTTCGGTTACTTCCTGGATAAGATGAAATCCATCAAAGACGGCGAAGGCACGCTGCTGGATCAGTCGATGATCGTCTTCGGCGGAGCCATCGGGGACGGGAATCGTCACAATCATAACAATCTGCCCATCCTCTTTGCAGGTGGTGGCGGTGGCACCATCCACCATGGTCGCCGCATCGTGCTGAAAGAGGATACGCCGATGACCAATCTCTATCTCAGCATGCTCGACCGGCTCGGAGTCTCCGCAGAACGTGTGGGTGATAGCACCGGCAAGCTAGATCTGAGCTGA
- a CDS encoding transposase has product MPAKPYQPAGYDSDLSDAEWELIKPIIYPAGAKRCRGRLRAPDSARICLDTIRYVLKTGSQ; this is encoded by the coding sequence ATGCCAGCCAAGCCCTATCAACCAGCCGGTTACGATTCTGATCTCAGCGATGCGGAATGGGAACTCATCAAGCCTATCATCTACCCGGCTGGCGCGAAGCGTTGTCGAGGCAGGCTGCGAGCTCCCGACTCCGCCCGAATCTGCCTGGACACCATCCGCTATGTGCTCAAAACGGGCTCTCAGTGA
- a CDS encoding DUF3482 domain-containing protein produces the protein MTSESPSTKKNNEADLAVRTDADIVTLSLISHTNTGKTTLARTLLRSDVGEVADAPHVTLFNTSYTLLHDSGSLLRLWDTPGFGDSARLLKRLQRERNPVLWFLSQTWDRFTDKPLWCGQQALKNVREEADVVLYLVNASEPPDAATYVTPEMQILEWVGKPVIVLLNQTGRPQGAEVEAGEIAAWRDHLKSHALVRDVLALDAFARCWVQEDKLMDSLLPLMEGSKIATFQHIKRLWARRNIETFRASVRLVSEQLTASLLDGIEVRTETLLERVGWNRDGLNREYNDARQKLAAQLADRVEQTTNHLIETHGLEGEARRRLSQAARDHFHLPENVNENIWGVLGSFAGGAMGGLIADLKLGGMPFGCGALLGGVAAGVGAYALIRSYNLVRGGDQRLRWSREHFREQVKLAYLTYLAVCHHGRGRGEWKESDQPAHWDTTVESVLETHQDALDHLWKNGVEKELGPESISRQSRHFVTDGLTLLLQRLYPGTKIEMSSR, from the coding sequence ATGACGAGTGAATCCCCCAGCACGAAGAAAAACAATGAAGCGGACCTCGCGGTGCGAACGGATGCCGACATCGTCACGCTGAGCCTGATCTCCCACACAAACACCGGCAAGACCACGCTGGCTCGCACGCTGCTGCGCAGTGATGTGGGTGAGGTGGCGGATGCTCCGCACGTCACCCTCTTTAATACCTCCTACACTCTCCTGCATGATAGCGGCAGCCTGCTGCGCCTGTGGGACACGCCGGGTTTCGGAGATAGCGCACGGTTGCTGAAGCGCCTCCAGCGCGAGCGCAATCCCGTCCTGTGGTTCCTTTCGCAAACGTGGGATCGCTTCACCGACAAGCCGCTCTGGTGCGGCCAGCAGGCTCTCAAAAATGTGCGTGAGGAGGCAGATGTCGTCCTCTACCTGGTGAATGCCTCCGAGCCACCGGATGCCGCGACGTATGTGACGCCGGAGATGCAGATCCTCGAATGGGTCGGCAAGCCCGTCATCGTCCTGCTGAATCAAACGGGCCGCCCTCAGGGTGCGGAGGTCGAGGCAGGCGAGATCGCCGCTTGGCGTGATCATTTGAAGTCGCATGCGCTCGTGCGGGATGTGCTGGCGCTGGATGCCTTTGCCCGCTGCTGGGTGCAGGAGGACAAGCTCATGGACTCGCTGCTCCCACTCATGGAAGGCAGCAAGATCGCCACCTTTCAGCACATCAAGCGCCTGTGGGCACGGCGAAACATCGAAACCTTCCGCGCCAGCGTGCGCCTCGTCTCTGAGCAGCTCACCGCCTCGCTCCTTGACGGCATCGAAGTCCGCACCGAAACGCTGCTGGAGCGTGTGGGCTGGAATCGCGACGGTTTGAATCGCGAGTACAACGACGCACGGCAAAAACTCGCTGCGCAACTCGCTGACCGCGTGGAGCAGACGACCAATCATCTCATCGAGACGCATGGACTAGAGGGCGAAGCACGGCGGCGGCTCAGTCAGGCCGCCCGTGACCACTTTCACCTGCCAGAGAATGTGAATGAGAACATCTGGGGCGTGCTCGGCAGCTTCGCCGGCGGCGCGATGGGTGGACTCATCGCCGATCTGAAGCTCGGCGGCATGCCCTTCGGCTGTGGTGCCCTCCTCGGTGGTGTCGCGGCGGGCGTGGGAGCCTACGCACTCATCCGCAGCTACAATCTCGTGCGCGGCGGGGATCAGCGCCTGCGCTGGTCCCGTGAGCACTTCCGTGAGCAGGTGAAGCTAGCCTACCTCACCTATTTGGCCGTTTGTCATCATGGCCGTGGTCGTGGTGAGTGGAAAGAGAGCGACCAGCCCGCACACTGGGATACCACCGTGGAAAGCGTGCTCGAGACGCATCAAGACGCCCTCGATCACCTCTGGAAAAACGGCGTCGAAAAAGAGCTCGGCCCCGAGTCCATCTCACGCCAGTCACGCCATTTCGTCACCGATGGCCTCACCCTCCTCCTCCAGCGGCTCTATCCAGGGACAAAGATCGAGATGAGTAGCCGGTAG
- a CDS encoding DUF2868 domain-containing protein has product MEWNDWLRILRWRALEEGDADGTLVNAERRRAATAHSRAGLKSEDVVGDVLDDRTASFLQKRATWLENEAVGWRGDLIKALAALRVPQGRRAWAIAGWAAAFIAGYAMTDLGQEREFNLLALPLVGLVAWNIVVVVLGLLCELLPARTMAGRGGWLAEVLAHGVGRLKKSSAADENTVLHAVRTRFEDLAWPLAWRRLHAQLRSWLHVGAALMALGSAAALYARGWSREYRAVWESTLLGDTGAAYFFGTLFRPASAVMGREVPLSEVPGMRRTLGKAEKPADALPWIHLYAGTLLVLVIAPRLLLAGLGAARLNGAIDARARSLGWGNHLRRLLHAVEGGEQLVEVLVHGMETGSVHKETWDRGVRQRFGGLTRAEYVRIAPGDEDDFAAQWQPRSPLVVLLFNMATTPEAEVQRRLAADLRQRLLTRHAEPDFVVLLDGTSLCGRWADDKIAGRERLWTEMMEGLADEVLVALRKDGGTRELPASTVSKVTQ; this is encoded by the coding sequence ATGGAATGGAACGACTGGCTGCGCATCCTGCGTTGGCGAGCCCTCGAAGAGGGCGATGCTGACGGGACGCTCGTGAACGCGGAGCGCCGCCGCGCCGCCACGGCCCATTCCCGCGCTGGTTTGAAGAGTGAGGATGTCGTGGGTGATGTTCTGGATGATCGCACGGCCTCCTTTTTGCAAAAACGGGCCACTTGGCTGGAAAACGAGGCCGTCGGCTGGCGTGGTGATCTCATCAAGGCCCTAGCTGCGCTACGCGTGCCGCAGGGACGCCGTGCCTGGGCCATCGCGGGCTGGGCAGCGGCTTTTATCGCGGGTTATGCCATGACGGATCTCGGCCAGGAGCGTGAGTTTAATCTGCTCGCTCTGCCGCTGGTCGGGCTGGTGGCGTGGAATATCGTGGTGGTGGTGCTGGGCCTGCTCTGTGAGCTGCTGCCAGCTCGCACGATGGCTGGACGCGGTGGCTGGTTGGCCGAGGTGCTGGCCCACGGCGTGGGTAGGCTGAAAAAAAGCAGCGCCGCCGATGAAAACACCGTGCTGCATGCCGTGCGCACGCGGTTTGAGGACTTAGCGTGGCCGCTAGCATGGCGCAGGCTGCATGCGCAGTTGCGGAGCTGGCTGCATGTGGGCGCGGCGCTGATGGCGCTGGGGAGTGCGGCGGCTCTGTATGCGCGTGGTTGGTCACGCGAGTACCGCGCGGTGTGGGAGAGCACGCTGCTGGGGGATACCGGTGCAGCGTATTTCTTTGGCACGCTTTTTCGCCCGGCTTCTGCCGTGATGGGGCGGGAGGTACCGCTGAGTGAAGTGCCAGGCATGCGGCGCACTCTTGGCAAAGCGGAGAAGCCTGCGGATGCGCTGCCGTGGATTCATCTATACGCCGGGACGCTGCTGGTGCTGGTGATCGCGCCGCGCCTGCTGTTGGCAGGCCTGGGCGCTGCACGGCTGAATGGTGCCATCGATGCCCGCGCTCGCTCGCTGGGCTGGGGGAATCACCTGCGCCGTCTGTTGCATGCGGTCGAGGGCGGTGAGCAGCTCGTGGAGGTGCTCGTTCACGGTATGGAGACGGGTTCTGTGCACAAAGAGACCTGGGATCGCGGTGTGCGGCAGCGATTCGGCGGCCTGACCCGCGCGGAGTATGTACGCATCGCTCCTGGGGATGAAGATGACTTCGCCGCGCAGTGGCAGCCGCGCTCACCGCTGGTGGTGCTGCTTTTTAATATGGCCACCACGCCAGAGGCAGAGGTGCAGCGCCGCCTCGCAGCAGATTTGCGTCAGCGCCTGCTCACGCGGCATGCGGAGCCCGATTTCGTGGTCCTACTGGATGGCACCAGCCTCTGCGGACGCTGGGCAGATGACAAGATCGCCGGACGCGAGCGCCTTTGGACCGAGATGATGGAAGGCCTGGCCGATGAGGTGCTCGTCGCCCTGCGCAAAGACGGCGGCACACGAGAGTTACCAGCCAGCACCGTTTCCAAAGTGACCCAGTGA
- a CDS encoding VOC family protein — MKPEKVKFMLLAADMRRATAFYRDAIGLEEVFVSDFWTELRHGDAIIALHGGHDGQRNPTGLTFQFEDVLQKVDVLTQAGATVLQAPTQRPGDPVLLSILRDPEGNEFFATQYVG, encoded by the coding sequence ATGAAACCCGAAAAAGTGAAGTTCATGCTCCTGGCTGCCGACATGCGGCGTGCGACGGCTTTTTACCGCGATGCCATCGGTCTCGAAGAAGTCTTCGTGAGCGATTTCTGGACGGAACTGCGGCATGGCGATGCCATCATCGCCCTCCACGGTGGTCATGATGGCCAGCGCAATCCCACCGGCCTGACCTTCCAATTTGAGGATGTGCTACAGAAAGTGGACGTGCTGACTCAAGCCGGTGCCACCGTGCTCCAAGCACCCACGCAGCGTCCCGGTGATCCGGTGCTGCTCTCCATCCTGCGTGACCCGGAGGGCAATGAGTTCTTTGCCACCCAGTATGTGGGTTAG